The nucleotide window CTCGGCCGGTCGGGACGGGAGATCGTGCCGCTCGATACGTTCCGGTTCGAGTTCTCCACCGAAACCGCCGAGGTCGAGCCTCTCATCGGGCGCAGCGCCGGCGTGATCACTCTGCTCAACTACAGCGATCTCGACTATGCGCGTGTGCGACTGGACCCGGAATCGACGGAGGCGGCGGTCACCTCGGCGTCACGGATCACCGATCCCCTGTCGCGGGCTCTGGTGTGGTCGGCGTTGGACAATGCGGTCCGCGATGGCCTCATGCCGGTGCAGAAGTATCTGACTGCCTATGCTCGCAGCCTCGGCAAGGAGAGCCACGCGGGGATCATGGCCGGTCTCAGTCAAACGGCTCTGACCTGCATCGATCAGTGGGTGGCGGATCGGAATTTCGATATTGCGATCACGGGTCTGCTCGGGGCGGCGCTCGATGCGCTGGCGGCAGCGAAGGCAGGATCCGATGCTCAGCTGCATCTGGCGAACCTCGTGCTGGCGCTGACTTCGCGCACGGCGCGGTGCGCGGACGGAAGTTCGGCGGTGGCGATGGGGCGCGGATTCGCCAGTCAGATCCTCGCTGTGCCGGTCGGTGAGGAGATCGACCGCATGTATCCGCAGGCTCCTGGTCAGAACGCCGAGGCGGCCGATGGTTCTGGCGGATCTGGCGGGGCCGGTGGTTCTGGCGGATCTGGCGGGGCCGGTGGTTCTGGCGGATCTGGCGGGGCTCGTGGCTCTGGCGGGGCCGAGCATTCGACTGCGACGCTGCCGTTCCGCGGTCTCGTCAACGATCATGCGCTGCGGTGGAATGCGCTCACTGCACTCGTGTGCCTCGGATGGGCGGATCAGACGGACATTGCGCGGGAGAACCAGTCGGATCCGAGCTCCTCGGGCAGGCTTCACGCCGAAACGGCCAGCGCCGCTCTGCCCCTGCCGATCGTCAAGATCCGCGCATGGGAGGCCATCCGCGAGGCGGGCGCGCTGAGCAATGATGTGCTCTCGGCGATCATCGCCGGGTTCATCGCGCCGAGTGCGCTGCCGCTCATCGAAGACTACGTCGATGAGTATTTCGCGGGGCTGCTGGGATTCTGGACGGACAATTCGATCGAGATCGCGCGTCGCTTGGTGCTGGGTCTCTACCCGAAGTGGTCGGTCTACGAGGATGACGTCGTCGAGAAGACCGATATCTGGCTGGCAGCGAACCCTGATGCGCCTGCAGCTCTGCGCCGTCTGGTGATCGAACGCCGCGACGACCTGGCTCGCGCAATCTTCCTCAAGTCGACGCAGAGTTCTCGCCACTGAGGCTTTTCGGCACCGAAAATTCTCAATGCAGCCGCTTTTCAGCACTGAGGCTTCACATCGCCGGGATTTTTCGGCAATGAGTTTTTTCGCGGCTGAAGCTATTCGTCGCTGAGACACCAGATGGCCGGTACCCCACTTTGGGGCACCGGCCATCTGGTGTGACTGCCGACTGTGAGTCAGCTTTCGGCGTCGGCTGGACTGTGTACCAGCGGTGATCGTGGGATCAGAGGATTCGGCGGGCTCCTGAGAATTCGTTGCCCGAATCCCACTTCTTCCAATCGGTGACGTAGACGTCCTTCGATGCGTTCGGCGAGTGGATCATCTTGCCATCGCCGATGTACATACCGACGTGGTGGACGGTGCCCGAAGGAGTCGAGAAGAAGAGCAGGTCGCCTGCTTTGAGGTTCGATGACGACACGGCTTTGCCGGCCTTCGCCTGTTCTCCCGAGTCGCGGGGCAGGTCGATGCCATGGGCTTTGTAGATCGAGTAGGTGAATCCGGAGCAGTCGTAACCGTAGGCGGAGACACCGGCCCACAGGTAGCGGAGTCCGTCGAACTGCTTCGCGGTCTTCACGAGGTCGTTGCCGCTGGGCTTCTCTGGTTTCCCATCGACGTCGTAGACATCGACATCGTCGATGTCGACCCAGGCGGCTCCGCCTCCGGGGAGGGCAACGCGGACGTCATCGACGTCTTGAGCGATGAGCGGCAAGTCGACATTGAAGCTGATGTCAGCACCGGTGTCCTTGGTGAACTCGATGCCGGTGAGCTCACTCTTGGGTGTGGTCACGACGGCGCGGGGCTGCTCATCGCGGAGCTTTCCGAAGCGATCGTTCTCGACCAGCTGCTTCGTCGGCAGCCAGCCGGGGTAGCCCTTTTTGTTCTTCGGGGTCTTCTGGTCCGCGACGGCGACTTTGGCCCAGCTGCCCTTGGTCTCGAGGACGGTGACTTCCGAACCGTAAGTCGCCTGCGTTTCGGTCTTGCCGGTCAGTCCGCGCCGCACATCGGTGGATTTGAGGTTCTTGTTCCACTTATCGAGGTCGACGGGGTGGCTGAGGGCAGGCTTGTCCACTTTGCGTGGGGCCTTCGGGTCGGTCCACAGCGTCGCCACTGTGACATCGACGTATGCCGTTTCGCCCTTTTCGATTTTTCCGTCGGTGATCCGTTCGAGTTCTTGGCCGGGAACGACGCCCGCCGAGATGTCAGATGTCTTCTCGGCATCGGCCTTGGTGAGACTACTCGACATTGCGGGAGCACCGGCGCCGAAAACCAGTCCGACCCCAAGTGCTGCCGAAACAGCAATTTTGGTACGCATTATTTCTCTTTCGGTCTGCGGACGCAGGGCCCGCGTGGGGGAAGTCTCCGAAGTTGCGCAAGCGCACTCGGCGTACTGTTTTCGCTGCTGACGCGGTCTCCCTCGAGAGGGTGATCGCGCCGACTTCGAGTCACAGCACGGTGGCAATTCTACTGGCTGTCTGATGACTGCCAGCAATCATGACACTGTGACAGGATAACCCGATCAGCCCGCAGTTTGAAGTCCACTTGCTCGAATCGATGCGGAGCCGAGACCTCGGCTCCGCATCGATCGACTGAGGTTCAACGACTCGGCCCACTGGTTTTTCGGGCGAGATGCACTGGTTTCAGGCGGGATACGCTGGCGGCAGGTAGGGCGCGCTGGCGTCAGACGGGGCACGCTGATTTCAGGTGGGGCGCGCTGGCATCAGGCTTCAACGCTTCAGGCGTCGACCACGGTGTTGAGCCGTTCCTTGGTGTTGAGCGCATCTGCGGGATC belongs to Brevibacterium spongiae and includes:
- a CDS encoding C40 family peptidase; its protein translation is MSSSLTKADAEKTSDISAGVVPGQELERITDGKIEKGETAYVDVTVATLWTDPKAPRKVDKPALSHPVDLDKWNKNLKSTDVRRGLTGKTETQATYGSEVTVLETKGSWAKVAVADQKTPKNKKGYPGWLPTKQLVENDRFGKLRDEQPRAVVTTPKSELTGIEFTKDTGADISFNVDLPLIAQDVDDVRVALPGGGAAWVDIDDVDVYDVDGKPEKPSGNDLVKTAKQFDGLRYLWAGVSAYGYDCSGFTYSIYKAHGIDLPRDSGEQAKAGKAVSSSNLKAGDLLFFSTPSGTVHHVGMYIGDGKMIHSPNASKDVYVTDWKKWDSGNEFSGARRIL